From the genome of Scytonema hofmannii PCC 7110, one region includes:
- a CDS encoding protein jag, producing the protein MTDNGIERGQEWLKTLLQLSGLSVEVRGEIETTPASDDFEDSSESDSYWLTIDESKLTPEQIATFIGPEGSVLDAVQYLANTILNLNQSPDLQASYTVELNGYRVRRYTEIRSMAEIAAEQVRSSGLEVEIKSLSSAERRQVHTLLKEFGDLETFSRGKEPHRHLVVRLASLE; encoded by the coding sequence ATGACCGATAATGGGATAGAACGGGGTCAGGAGTGGTTAAAAACACTCCTACAGCTAAGTGGGCTTTCTGTTGAAGTTAGAGGTGAGATAGAAACAACTCCCGCATCTGATGATTTTGAGGATTCCTCCGAATCGGATAGCTACTGGTTAACAATTGATGAGAGTAAGTTAACACCAGAACAAATAGCGACTTTTATCGGTCCTGAAGGTTCAGTGCTAGATGCGGTTCAGTATCTGGCAAACACTATTCTCAACTTGAATCAATCACCAGATTTGCAGGCTTCTTACACTGTGGAACTCAATGGCTACCGTGTTAGGAGATATACAGAAATTCGTTCAATGGCAGAAATTGCAGCAGAGCAAGTGCGTTCTTCAGGGCTAGAGGTGGAAATAAAATCCCTCAGCTCCGCCGAACGCCGTCAAGTTCACACCTTATTAAAGGAATTTGGCGATTTGGAAACCTTTAGCCGAGGAAAAGAGCCACATCGTCACCTTGTTGTACGCCTTGCTTCATTGGAATGA
- the rpmH gene encoding 50S ribosomal protein L34 has translation MKRTLEGTNRKRKRTSGFRARMRTPDGRNVIKARRRKGRYRLSV, from the coding sequence ATGAAAAGAACCCTAGAGGGAACCAACCGGAAGAGAAAAAGAACCTCTGGTTTTCGGGCAAGAATGCGAACACCAGATGGTAGAAACGTCATTAAAGCAAGAAGAAGAAAGGGACGTTATCGTTTGAGCGTTTAG
- the rnpA gene encoding ribonuclease P protein component — MALHKAHRLKSRKDFQAVFREGLRRNSYHFTLRALRPLPSVKPSLDATPEEGQGRQGKHSPLTPSPPHPLPPTQVGISISTKVSKRAVVRNRIKRQIAAAMHQLLPKISPGWRLVVVVKPTAAEQECVTQQFLQELEQLLAQAEVFNGNS; from the coding sequence GTGGCATTGCATAAAGCGCATAGACTAAAATCTCGAAAAGATTTCCAGGCAGTTTTTCGGGAAGGACTCCGGCGTAATAGTTACCATTTTACGCTGAGAGCTTTACGACCATTGCCTTCCGTAAAGCCTTCTTTGGATGCGACCCCTGAAGAGGGACAAGGAAGACAAGGGAAACACTCCCCCCTCACCCCCTCACCCCCTCACCCTCTTCCTCCAACCCAAGTTGGGATCTCGATTAGCACAAAGGTCAGCAAACGAGCAGTTGTTCGCAACCGCATTAAGCGGCAAATAGCAGCAGCGATGCATCAGTTATTGCCCAAAATATCACCAGGTTGGCGACTCGTTGTTGTTGTTAAACCAACAGCCGCAGAACAGGAGTGCGTAACCCAACAATTTCTGCAAGAATTAGAGCAGTTGTTAGCACAAGCCGAGGTGTTCAATGGGAATTCGTGA
- a CDS encoding AAA family ATPase, protein MEDAPPNGKIIFAGHRGSGKSTLLAKFADKMRWQGYFVAFFSIADMIEMSDVNHVNILYAIAVTLLSKATEFGIEIPKESKKSLLEWFTTTQTETVSKELKSEMEAGIDVLKFITAKLKNEATFREEITKTYERKISELARKADEIAAIIQIATNKNKLLVVIDDLDKLDLSLVEDIYKNNINSLFLPKFQIIYTIPISAIRNSQLLPVLQSVVSRIQLLSVCKFFKPEDCHNTDIVPKENLINLFLEILKKRVPEELIETETAREIILKSGGVVRELVRIARECCSQCLLLIRSEPERNDIKINEEVLQLAIKDLRNEFARPLGEDLHNILVTTYQNLTPKDAKSEEFLSLLHGLYVLEYENDDLWYDVHPIVVDLLKRKKLIA, encoded by the coding sequence GTGGAAGATGCACCACCTAACGGGAAAATTATTTTTGCAGGGCATCGCGGTTCTGGCAAATCGACTCTGTTAGCAAAGTTTGCTGACAAAATGAGGTGGCAAGGTTATTTTGTTGCCTTTTTTTCTATTGCTGACATGATTGAAATGTCTGATGTTAACCATGTCAACATTTTATATGCCATTGCAGTGACTTTACTAAGTAAAGCAACTGAATTCGGAATCGAAATACCTAAAGAAAGCAAAAAATCTCTTTTAGAATGGTTCACTACCACTCAAACAGAGACAGTTTCCAAAGAGTTAAAGTCTGAGATGGAAGCGGGTATTGATGTTCTCAAATTCATTACTGCCAAGCTGAAAAACGAAGCCACCTTTCGAGAAGAAATTACAAAAACTTACGAGCGCAAAATTTCTGAACTTGCCCGCAAAGCTGATGAGATTGCCGCTATAATTCAAATTGCCACTAATAAAAACAAACTCTTGGTGGTCATTGATGACTTGGACAAACTTGATTTGAGCTTGGTAGAAGATATTTACAAAAACAATATCAATTCTTTATTTTTACCGAAATTTCAAATTATCTATACAATACCTATTTCAGCAATACGTAATAGTCAATTACTCCCCGTTTTACAATCAGTGGTATCGCGTATTCAATTGCTGTCAGTCTGTAAATTTTTCAAGCCAGAAGATTGCCACAACACAGACATAGTTCCTAAAGAAAATTTGATAAACTTATTTCTTGAAATTCTAAAAAAACGCGTTCCAGAAGAATTAATTGAAACGGAAACTGCAAGAGAAATTATCCTGAAAAGTGGCGGGGTAGTAAGGGAATTGGTGCGAATAGCTAGGGAATGTTGCTCTCAATGTTTGCTGCTGATTCGTTCGGAACCAGAACGAAATGATATAAAAATTAACGAAGAAGTTCTCCAATTAGCAATAAAGGACTTGCGGAACGAGTTTGCTCGTCCATTGGGTGAGGATTTGCATAACATATTAGTAACGACTTACCAAAATCTCACACCCAAAGATGCCAAGAGTGAGGAGTTTCTTTCTCTGCTGCACGGATTGTACGTCCTGGAGTACGAGAACGATGATTTGTGGTATGACGTGCATCCAATTGTGGTGGATCTACTTAAGCGCAAGAAATTGATTGCATAA
- a CDS encoding DUF2808 domain-containing protein, which translates to MRRLLSALAITSCLLAGIPAIALAEGLPGFTLFSGVKGENQLPFRLDFGGQTNGWDRYRLKIPNKKLKRSVAQFVISYPEYYKGSFDPKKMEIRVKGKAVPLSEVKWDKENHVITLYPQEPVPAGSNVELVLSNVKNPSSGGMFYFNCLIQSSGDVPLSQYLGTWILSIS; encoded by the coding sequence ATGCGACGTTTACTTTCTGCTTTAGCCATAACTAGCTGTTTGCTGGCTGGTATCCCAGCGATCGCTTTGGCGGAAGGCTTACCCGGATTCACACTATTTAGTGGTGTCAAAGGTGAAAACCAACTACCCTTCCGATTAGACTTTGGCGGTCAAACCAATGGGTGGGATCGCTATCGGCTAAAAATTCCCAACAAAAAGCTCAAAAGATCGGTTGCTCAATTTGTCATCAGTTATCCTGAGTACTACAAAGGATCCTTCGATCCCAAGAAGATGGAAATTCGGGTCAAAGGTAAAGCAGTACCCCTCTCTGAGGTCAAGTGGGACAAAGAAAATCACGTGATTACACTGTATCCCCAAGAGCCAGTACCAGCTGGTAGCAATGTAGAATTAGTTCTCTCGAACGTAAAAAACCCCTCATCGGGCGGAATGTTTTACTTCAATTGCCTCATTCAATCCTCTGGAGATGTACCCCTCTCTCAGTACCTTGGAACGTGGATTCTCAGCATCAGTTAG
- a CDS encoding YceD family protein: MDAIYIPQLTKAPERTEEIQVKEFLPGLETLTPVRGFIRVQHQGNYLEVSSQAEAIVTCTCNRCLQNYNHRLAVNTKEIIWLEETDPQSNDLPLEREVAFDDLIESLSPQGYFYPSEWLYEQMSLEFPQRQLCDAKCPGIVLNAVSKSDTPVDRRWASLEALKKQLPN; the protein is encoded by the coding sequence ATGGACGCGATTTACATTCCGCAACTAACTAAAGCGCCAGAGCGGACGGAAGAAATTCAGGTCAAAGAGTTTTTGCCCGGTCTAGAAACCCTGACACCGGTACGGGGTTTCATCCGCGTACAGCATCAAGGAAATTACTTAGAGGTTTCAAGTCAGGCAGAAGCAATTGTTACTTGTACTTGCAATCGGTGCTTGCAGAACTACAATCATCGTTTGGCAGTGAATACTAAAGAAATCATTTGGTTAGAAGAAACAGATCCCCAATCAAATGACCTACCCTTAGAACGAGAAGTTGCCTTTGACGATTTAATAGAATCTTTGTCACCTCAAGGATATTTTTATCCGAGTGAATGGTTATACGAGCAAATGTCCTTGGAGTTTCCACAGAGACAATTATGTGACGCCAAGTGTCCTGGTATTGTACTCAATGCTGTCAGTAAGTCAGATACACCTGTTGATAGACGCTGGGCTTCGTTGGAGGCTTTGAAAAAACAACTCCCGAATTAA
- a CDS encoding PH domain-containing protein gives MGIREEVYFEGSPHIGDLIVNILIGLTVVGIPLTVGAIVRALWLRFRITDRRVSVTGGWMGRVRSDVIYSEVAKIVKVPRGIGLWGDMVLTMKDGSRLELRAIPKFREIYNYIEERVIAKNPTYVAANKK, from the coding sequence ATGGGAATTCGTGAGGAAGTTTATTTTGAGGGTAGCCCCCATATCGGGGATTTGATCGTAAACATACTGATTGGGCTAACTGTAGTCGGTATACCATTGACAGTAGGCGCAATTGTTAGGGCATTATGGCTGCGTTTCCGCATCACCGATCGCCGAGTTTCCGTAACAGGCGGTTGGATGGGACGAGTACGTAGCGACGTGATATACTCGGAAGTGGCAAAAATTGTCAAGGTACCCCGTGGGATTGGCTTGTGGGGAGATATGGTGCTGACGATGAAGGATGGCAGTCGTTTGGAATTGAGAGCTATTCCCAAATTTCGCGAAATCTACAACTACATAGAAGAAAGAGTCATCGCCAAAAACCCCACTTACGTTGCGGCTAACAAGAAGTAA
- the yidC gene encoding membrane protein insertase YidC → MDFGIGFLSNNVMLPIIDLFYGIVPSYGLAIVALTLIIRFALYPLSAGSIRNMRRMRIVQPVMNKRMQEIKERYKDDPQKQQEEMLNVQKEFGNPLAGCLPLLLQMPVLLALFATLRGSPFAGVNYSINLQIFPAEQIERIQPQAFATPPQNIYVAEGEHVKVSAILPSGSKLAIGEHTKIVYQTPEGKPFDALLAEYPDSQLIPEWKIMKGEDRVTIDAEGNIEALQPGDVTIQGTIPGLASNKGFLFIDALGRVGAVDPDGAIHWDIVAMVILFGITLYVSQILSGSQNTASANPQQDTVNKITPVIFSGMFLFFPLPAGVLMYMVIGNIFQTLQTYILMREPLPEELQKVVEIQEKQAEGTPQKALPFEPKSSKKKTTG, encoded by the coding sequence ATGGATTTTGGTATCGGGTTTCTCTCGAATAACGTAATGCTGCCAATCATAGACTTGTTCTATGGGATTGTGCCTAGCTATGGATTGGCGATCGTAGCGTTAACATTGATTATCCGCTTTGCACTTTATCCCCTAAGTGCTGGTTCAATTCGCAATATGCGCCGGATGCGGATTGTACAGCCTGTCATGAACAAGCGGATGCAAGAAATTAAAGAACGTTATAAGGACGATCCGCAAAAGCAACAGGAGGAAATGCTGAACGTCCAAAAGGAATTTGGCAATCCACTTGCAGGTTGTTTGCCATTGCTTTTGCAGATGCCAGTTTTACTAGCACTGTTTGCAACTTTAAGGGGTTCTCCTTTTGCTGGAGTGAACTACAGCATTAACTTGCAAATTTTTCCTGCCGAACAAATTGAACGAATTCAACCTCAAGCCTTTGCAACTCCTCCCCAAAACATTTATGTTGCTGAAGGAGAACACGTAAAGGTCAGTGCTATCTTGCCTAGCGGTAGCAAATTAGCGATTGGAGAACACACTAAGATAGTGTATCAAACACCTGAAGGCAAACCATTTGATGCACTTTTAGCAGAATATCCTGACAGCCAGTTAATCCCTGAATGGAAAATCATGAAAGGGGAAGACCGGGTAACAATCGATGCTGAGGGTAATATAGAAGCACTACAACCAGGAGATGTGACAATTCAAGGCACGATTCCTGGATTAGCCTCCAATAAAGGATTTCTCTTTATTGATGCCTTGGGTAGAGTTGGTGCAGTTGACCCAGATGGCGCAATTCACTGGGACATTGTGGCAATGGTGATTCTATTTGGCATTACCCTTTACGTCAGCCAAATCCTGTCTGGATCGCAGAATACTGCTAGTGCCAATCCACAGCAGGATACAGTAAACAAAATTACTCCTGTGATTTTCTCTGGGATGTTTTTGTTCTTTCCACTACCTGCAGGGGTATTAATGTATATGGTGATTGGTAATATTTTCCAGACTCTGCAAACCTATATACTCATGCGCGAACCTCTACCAGAGGAATTGCAAAAAGTTGTAGAGATTCAGGAAAAACAGGCAGAAGGTACACCACAAAAAGCGCTACCTTTTGAGCCAAAAAGTTCTAAGAAAAAGACTACAGGTTAA
- a CDS encoding ATP-binding protein — MWESFYNFISPNNFISHGHCYLWNPELVWLHLLSDLVIGLSYYSIPAFLIYFARQRQDLPFRWVFRLFGAFIIFCGTTHLLAIWTLWHPAYWFAGIVKAGTAIISLYTALQLGSIVSLALALPSPAQLEAANLALQEENQERKQVEEALKQTEIDLKQTNELLEQRVRERTAEVEHSLSLLQTTLESTADAILALDLTDKIINFNQKYLDLWQIGDVVPYKDDHNKILLSVYDQLKNPKKLRVQIEQEIAQPDFQGYGIFELKNGKICERYSKPQFLNGEIVGRVISCRDITDRKRAEESLTRSEELYRTLVQNFPNGSVTLFDRELRYTLAEGTGLVEVGLSHETLEGKKLWEALPAETSAMLEPYYRSALTGTIIVADIPYSDRIYRLHIIPVRNEQGEIFAGMSMSQNITVQKQAEQALRQAKDELEIRVQERTKELYSANATLTQLNTELQRSNQELEQFAYVASHDLQEPLRAVAGYSQLLADEYQNSLDDTATEYIAYIIDGATRMRQLIQDLLAYSRVGTKGKAFTSCDCNAVVRQALNNLLVLIGENNASVDCDRLPTVMADSTQMVQLIQNLVSNAIKFRRKEPPKIQITAELKDEGWLFGVKDNGIGIKPQYLDRIFQIFQRLHSRKEVPGTGIGLAICKKIVERHHGRIWAESEPGVGTTFYFTIPQLSATH; from the coding sequence ATGTGGGAATCTTTTTATAATTTTATCTCACCAAATAATTTCATTTCCCACGGACACTGTTATCTGTGGAACCCAGAACTGGTCTGGTTACATTTACTTTCAGACTTAGTTATTGGGCTTTCCTATTATTCTATTCCAGCTTTTTTGATTTACTTTGCCCGACAGCGCCAAGATTTACCCTTTCGTTGGGTCTTCCGGCTATTTGGAGCCTTTATCATATTTTGTGGCACAACTCACTTACTTGCAATTTGGACTCTTTGGCATCCAGCTTATTGGTTTGCTGGTATCGTGAAAGCTGGAACAGCTATTATTTCTCTATATACTGCTTTGCAATTAGGATCGATAGTGTCTTTGGCTTTGGCTTTGCCAAGTCCAGCCCAATTAGAAGCAGCAAATTTGGCGCTACAAGAAGAAAATCAGGAACGCAAGCAAGTAGAAGAAGCACTGAAACAGACAGAAATTGATTTAAAACAGACAAACGAACTGTTAGAGCAACGTGTTAGGGAACGCACTGCAGAAGTTGAGCATTCTCTTTCTTTGCTGCAAACAACTTTGGAATCTACAGCAGATGCAATTCTGGCGCTAGATTTGACCGATAAAATTATTAATTTTAACCAAAAGTATCTTGACTTATGGCAAATCGGGGATGTGGTTCCTTACAAGGACGACCATAACAAGATATTACTCTCTGTCTACGATCAATTAAAAAATCCAAAAAAGCTTCGCGTTCAAATTGAACAAGAAATTGCTCAACCCGATTTTCAAGGATATGGCATTTTTGAACTGAAGAATGGCAAGATTTGCGAACGTTACTCCAAACCGCAATTTTTGAACGGGGAAATTGTTGGACGGGTTATTAGCTGTCGGGACATTACCGATCGCAAACGAGCAGAGGAATCCCTGACACGCAGTGAAGAGCTTTATCGTACCCTTGTACAAAATTTTCCCAATGGTTCGGTTACGTTGTTCGATCGCGAGCTACGTTATACCTTAGCTGAAGGAACTGGGTTAGTAGAAGTTGGACTGAGTCACGAAACACTAGAGGGAAAAAAACTTTGGGAAGCATTGCCAGCAGAAACTAGCGCGATGTTAGAACCTTATTACCGTTCTGCCTTGACAGGAACGATTATTGTAGCAGACATTCCATATAGCGATCGCATTTACCGCCTCCATATCATACCAGTGAGAAACGAGCAGGGAGAGATTTTTGCTGGTATGTCAATGTCCCAAAATATTACCGTGCAAAAACAAGCAGAGCAAGCACTCAGACAAGCAAAGGATGAATTAGAAATCCGAGTTCAAGAGAGAACCAAAGAACTATATAGTGCAAATGCTACCTTAACGCAACTTAATACTGAGTTACAACGTTCCAATCAAGAGTTAGAACAATTTGCTTATGTTGCATCTCATGATTTACAAGAACCATTAAGAGCAGTAGCAGGTTATAGCCAACTTTTAGCAGACGAGTATCAAAATAGTCTGGATGACACTGCTACAGAATATATTGCCTACATAATAGATGGGGCTACACGGATGCGCCAGTTAATTCAAGACTTGCTTGCATACTCTCGTGTTGGGACGAAAGGGAAAGCATTTACTTCTTGTGATTGCAATGCTGTTGTGCGTCAGGCGCTGAACAATCTGTTAGTGCTGATTGGAGAGAACAATGCCAGTGTGGATTGCGATCGCCTACCAACTGTCATGGCTGATAGCACGCAAATGGTACAGCTAATTCAAAACTTAGTCAGTAATGCCATTAAGTTTCGCCGTAAAGAACCACCCAAGATACAAATTACAGCAGAATTAAAAGATGAGGGATGGCTTTTTGGTGTCAAGGATAATGGAATAGGGATCAAGCCACAGTATCTTGACCGTATTTTCCAAATCTTTCAGAGACTGCACAGTCGTAAAGAAGTACCGGGAACTGGTATTGGTTTAGCAATTTGTAAAAAGATAGTTGAAAGACACCACGGGCGTATTTGGGCTGAGTCAGAACCAGGAGTGGGAACAACTTTTTACTTTACAATTCCCCAACTTTCGGCTACACATTAG